A part of Mesoplodon densirostris isolate mMesDen1 chromosome 10, mMesDen1 primary haplotype, whole genome shotgun sequence genomic DNA contains:
- the GP9 gene encoding platelet glycoprotein IX → MSIWAALLLLWAIAEASEVCPAACACRALDTMGLLVDCGGRGLAELPDLPAHTRHLLLANNSLRSVPPGAFDHLPQLQSLDVAHNPWRCDCGVTYLRLWLEDRAPAELLRVRCAGPGPGPASGRALGQLSGSELGSCGWSLRASWADPGPWWDAALAVVAALGLALLAGLLCTISVPRA, encoded by the coding sequence ATGTCCATCTGGGCTGCCCTGCTCTTGCTCTGGGCGATCGCCGAGGCCTCCGAGGTCTGCCCCGCCGCGTGCGCCTGCCGCGCCCTGGACACCATGGGGTTGCTGGTGGACTGCGGGGGCCGGGGACTCGCGGAGCTGCCCGACCTCCCGGCCCACACGCGCCACCTCTTGCTGGCCAACAACAGCCTGCGCTCAGTGCCTCCGGGAGCCTTCGACCACCTGCCGCAGCTGCAGAGCCTCGACGTGGCGCACAACCCCTGGCGCTGCGACTGCGGCGTCACGTACCTGCGCCTCTGGCTGGAGGACCGCGCGCCCGCGGAACTGCTACGCGTGCGCTGtgccggccccggccccggccccgcctcCGGCCGCGCGCTCGGGCAGCTCAGCGGCTCGGAGCTGGGCAGCTGCGGCTGGAGCCTGCGGGCGTCCTGGGCCGACCCGGGGCCCTGGTGGGACGCGGCACTGGCCGTGGTGGCCGCGCTGGGCCTGGCTCTCCTGGCGGGCCTGCTGTGCACCATCTCCGTGCCCCGAGCCTGA